The following are encoded together in the Vanrija pseudolonga chromosome 7, complete sequence genome:
- the rps1902 gene encoding 40S ribosomal protein S19-B — protein MPGVRDVSYVSSRTASTTRTPTIPNPFQAAEEFIKAYSSHLKRSGKLEIPTWVDIVKTGAQKELAPYDPDWYYVRAASVARHIYLRKHVGVGALAKLHGTKHRRGVRPGHHRDSATGVERSVVQALEKIGVLEAHPDGGRKISQDGMRDLDRIATAVLEAQREEEEEESEEESEEEEDEEEEAEDDE, from the exons ATGCCCGGTGTTCGCGACGTCTCGTACGTGTCAAGCAGGACCGCATCaacgacaaggacgccgacgatccCCAACCCGTTCCAAGC TGCCGAGGAGTTCATCAAGGCCTACTCCAGCCACCTCAAGCGCTCGGGCAAGCTCGAGATCCCCACCTGGGTTGACATTGTCAAGACCGGTGCCCAGAAGGAGCTTGCTCCTTACGACCCCGACTGGTACTACGTCCGTGCCG CCTCGGTCGCCCGCCACATCTACCTCCGCAAGcacgtcggtgtcggtgccctcgccaagctccacGGCACCAAGCACCGCCGCGGTGTCCGCCCCGGCCACCACCGTGACTCGGCCACCGGTGTCGAGCGCTCGGTTGTCCAGGCCCTCGAGAAGATTGGTGTCCTTGAGGCCCACCCCGACGGTGGCCGCAAGATCTCGCAGGACGGCATGCGTGACCTTGACCGtatcgccaccgccgtcctcgaggcccagcgcgaggaggaggaggaggagtccgaggaggagtctgaggaggaggaggacgaggaggaggaggctgaggacgacgagtaa
- the hint3 gene encoding Histidine triad nucleotide-binding protein 3 — MRYLSCFGRQKRPPDNNDAERASLNGGDEAYVRGCVFCDVTRERGFNIAYEDDELIVFHDRSPAAREHLLVIPRRHVSTVRELRAPDAALIERMFARARALRPGPDVRMGFHIPPFSSVHHIHLHVLVPPLKFKGVLKYPVAPGTDGGKGWSWFVTPSQVISILEANGRVGLGPTAGRKS, encoded by the exons ATGCGCTACCTCTCGTGCTTTGGACGCCAAAAGCGGCCCCCAGACAATAATGACGCGGAGCGCGCGTCCctcaacggcggcgacgaggcgtacGTCCGCGGCTGCGTGTTCTGCGACGTGACCCGCGAGCGGGGCTTCAACATCGCCTACGAG gacgacgagctcatcgtCTTCCATGACCGCTCGCCTGCTGCCCGGGAACACCTGCTCGTCATCCCGCGGAGACACGTGTCGAcggtgcgcgagctgcgcgcgcccgacgcggcgttGA tcGAGCGCATGttcgcccgcgcgcgcgcgctccgccccggccccgACGTGCGCATGGGATTCCACATCCCGCCCTTCAGCAGCGTGCACCACATCCACCTGCACGTGCTCGTGCCCCCGCTCAAGTTCAAGGGCGTGCTCAAGTAccccgtcgcgccgggcacggacggcggcaagggctGGTCGTGGTTCGTGACCCCCAGCCAGGTCATCAGCATCCTCGAGGCCAATGGGAGGGTTGGTCTCGGACCGACTGCGGGCAGAAAGAGCTAG